The genomic window ATTAAAGGTCCATGAGGTCTCGTGGCTGTTTTCAGGGCCTGTGTCCGTGTGTGCTTCCTTTCTCAGTGGCCGAGGAATGCTGACAGGTGTCCCAGGCTGGATTGTCGAGGCCCAGCCTGCGAGGATATCGAGCGTGTGCAGCTGGGTATTCTGTCCTGCGGTGTGTGGTCCCAGGCTGGCAGCTGGGAATAATGGCAGAAGGCAAACTGAGCACAGACTCTTTGTTTCATCCTGTCCTCATCCGCTTCTTAAGAGGGTAAAAGGAAAGGGACCCAGTTGTCACACGTGATATATAAGCCCCTGCAAGGATCAGACAGTTGCAGGAAATATTTTGCCTTTGCATACCAGGCACGAGTGCTGTGACTCAGCCTTCCTCCTAGGCTTCTGAGTGGGTGCTGCCTGGTGGCTCAAGAGAATGGACACCAGAGAGAGCTCCCTAAAGTGAACCCACTGAAAATGGGGACCAGAATCTCCTAGTACGTGGTGGGGATTGGAGGACAGGGGAAGTCTGTTTGGGACGATCATGAAAACTGAGCAGAATTGCAAAAGCATATTCATAATTTCAGATAGGCTTTTGTcatgaacaaagaacaaaatgtttCTCACGTGACACCGTCTTTAACAGCCTGCGGTATCCTTCCCATTTTGATTTTTGCAGCACAATCAGAGGGGGAATTTGGGCAAGAATATTTGAGGCTTCCTCAGTTTTCCTAAAGACCTCAATCTTTTGatacattgttcttttttctaagtcTCTCTTGGTGATCACTTTattacttttccctttttattggCCGGTCGGAGTCCGCCAGATCCACATTTTTGAGATTTAAGCAGTTTTCGAGCGTTATCAAGTTTATCAAATCTTTTTTACAAAATCTTTTGCAAGATTTACTTGCTGCAGTTAATCTGCCTTATATTTGTGTCATTGGTCATATGCGTACAACGTAATTAGAGACTAACAGAAGACTAGGATGGGTAGGATAGACACTCTGGGTTCAGATGCTTATGAAGCAAAAAGGGACAGATTTTCTAAGTAGTCCGTTAACTAGTTCAATGTGCTTGTGTGATGACCTTCACTTCTCTGTACGATCTGATAGCTACGAGGACTTAGCTACCAAATATGCAAATGAAGACCTTTTTAATAATACAGATATGTCTTAACATATGCTTTGGACTTAACACACTTCTCACAAGTGCacgaatgaaaaaataaaaggtcactCGGGGTCTTGTTCTTTGCGATAGCAAAATATTGACATTTCTGCCAATGAGAACTTGAATAACATGGCCATCTTACAGTGGAAAACCATATATGGAGACGGGTACATGTGCAGGATATATTAGGAGCGAGAGAAGGTAAGTGGCAAACAGAAGAaagatattgtgtgtgtgtgtgcgtgtgtgtgtgtgtgtgtgtgtgtgtgtgtgtgagagacccGGAGAACCATCCCCCAATTTCACTTTTGCCAGGGTCAGAGCCCAACTTTCCAAGACAGGAGAACACAGGGTGGAAAGGGGCTGCACCCAGCTGTGGGGCCTCTTGACAAGCATAACACCACCACTCCTGTGTAGCCGGATTCTGCCCCCAGCTGAGAGCCCTGGGTAGTTTCTTCCCTAGTAGAAGAGTGTATCGggggggatctgaagcaggatttttcagtttttgacaCTATTGGCATCCGGGGTCACATTGTTACTTGTCGAGGCAGACCTGCGCATTGTAGGTTGTCAAACAGCATCCCTGACTTCTGCTCACATCATGACAGTCGCATGCATGCTCCCTTCTCTCCCAGTTATGACAGCCAGAAATGTCTccggacattgccaaatgtcccctggtgCAAAATCATCCCTGGttaagaaccactggtctaaCGCTGAGACACCTCGGGGAACGTGACTGGCTAAGTCAGTAGATCATGTGGCTCTTTGATCTGGGGCTGTGAGtcaaagccccacattgggcttggagcttgctttatttttttttaaatgttttatttatttttgagagagagagagtataagcgggggaggggcagagagagagggagacacaatgtgaagcaggctccaggctccgagctgtcagcacagggctcaacgcggggctcgaactcacgaactgtgagatcatgacctgagctgactgagccacccaggcgccccatacttggagcttactttaaaacaaaacaaacaaaaataaataataataaagctggGACACCTCTAGTCTTGCAGAATAACAAAgagcctttccttttttctttctttatttttgagagagagaatgagcagaggaggggcagagagagggagagggaggatccgaagtgggctccgtgctgacagcagagagcccaatgcggggctccaacccatgaaccatgagatcacaacctgagccaaagtcggacacttaaccgactcagccacccaggcgccccacaaagacCCTTTTCTTGAAGAAATAATTGAAGGTTAACACCTACTAACCTATTCTCAATGTAGGaaagggctttttaaaaactggagatcttttttggagaaaaggATAGTTCAGAAGAAGGTATGCTTGATACTGGATTAAGGCTATtccatttctcaaaaaaagaaaaaggaagtgggTGTCGAGTGGATACAATTATTCTTTGTTCAGAAGCTTTTGGGCCATTGCCACAGCcagaaaatgtattaattaaaCTGGGGTACGACTGCAAGATTTTCTTAGGCAGGTGTGGGTTACAGTGGAAAGCAATACTGGGTTTTGAAGCCATAAATctcaggttcaaatcctgactcaaGCTTTTGTCAGGTATGTGATGCTGGGATAATAGCTTTTCGTTTTCAGGTGACTGAAGATttgtaaatgaacaaaataacaaGCCTCTGTGCCCAGTATGCTGTGGACACTCAAGATACTGGTTAGTTTGCATCTCTCTTGAACTGACCTTGGGCATTGAGGCTGTTCTATTAGAGTGAGTGTGAGAGTGTCCTCCCCACAGtgtgagcttttcttttttttttttttatgtttattttatttttgagggggaggggtgaggggcagagagagaggagacacagaatccaaagcaggctccaggttctgagctgtgagcacagagcctgacgtggggcttgaacccacgaaccgcgagatcatgacctgagcagaagtcagtgcttaactgaccgagccattcGGGTGCCCCTGCAGTGTGAGCTTCTGAAGCCACCTGGGAGGAGAGCTCCCTGGACGAGATAGTCCAGGGCCTAGCTCCAGGGAGGTTTCTGGAAAACTCCTATTATTGAGGCCAGAGGCTGTGGCCTGAGTACCCATCGCCAGCAGGACACTGTTGTACTGCAAAACTTCTTGATCCGTTCAGTTGGGAGAATGTGCTTCATGTAGAAGTCATTAAGCAATTAAGGAAGTAACCTTAAGTCCAATTTtgcaatgaagaaaatatataaacaccACCACCTTTTGAGTGTCGTTTGACGGTGGGCACAAAGATGTAAAACCACAGGGCCAACCTGGCCCCTTGGCAAAGAACAGTGGCTCTCAAGTCTTTATCAGATCCAACATGCTTTTGCATAACTAATATCTTGAGACATTCTTCTTATGATCCTGAAGTGAAATTCATAGAcaacgcacacatacacacacgcacacgcacacacacacacacgatttcaAAGCTGATAGAACGATCTAATATAAATGatggatacagaaaaaaagatacacttcAACATGCTAATGCTCAAGCATAACCACATAAGAGACATActgaagcaggggcacctgggtggctcagtcagtgaagcttctgacttaggctcatgtcatgatctcacggctcatgagttcaagccccgtgtcgggctctgggctgacagctcagggcctggagcctgcttcggattctgtgtctccttctctctcgaaccctcccctgctcacgctctgtctctctctctccgaaaataaaataaaatttttaaaaagaaaataaatatataaataaaagacatacgGAAGCAGTTAGGTACTTGCTCCTAAACCTAGAATCGTGTTGAATGTGACCACTGTGTCGTGTTGTCTTGGCAACTCAAATGCCATGATGGACTGCTGTCGGTCATGTGACTTTCTGAAATTGGGGGACAACTGTTggtaaaatttcaaatgaaacaaGTATAATCTTTTTTCATATACTCAGTTGTGATCCTGGAAATTTTAAGTACATACACAAAAAACCACCAAACAGAAAAACCAACGAGCCTGTGTTTTACACATAAAGTCAAGTTACAGCCTAGGCTCAGATAACCATAAATAGGTTTTTCCACCCCTGTGAATGTCCGGCAGGATGTATTTTGTCATATGAAGCAATTCCCGTTGAGAATCTCACCCTGCAGGATGCCTCCTGTGCGCTACGTATCAGAAAGCTCTGGTCGTTGCAACAACCAAAAATGCAACGGCTTCCAAAGGTCACCCTTTGAGAACGGCTGACATAGAAATGACTCAAGGGCTGTAGAGCCTTAAGCAGCGAAACCTCCATGTTGATGATCTGACTTCCTCTTCTCCCCTGTCGGTTCCCCGCCTTCCCTGCTAAAAAGCAGTTACTGACCCCTCCTGTATGCTAAGCAATTGATATCCTTACTTATATAGTCTCTACAAGTAACGTCTCAGAGCCTCATCCCGAGTCACGTGGCTGCTGACGCTGgattcaaaaatcaaaaatcGCCATTGAAGGACTCCCAGCTCCACAGTTTTGCAGCATTGACATTAGACACGCCCCTCCTGGTTTccgaaagaaaatgaaaactgtattcCTTCTGCATAGTTTCCCTAAGGACTTGCTGGCTGAAAAGAGGAGAGGAGTGAAAAGGACACCAGTGTCCACGGCAGCCACAGCCGGGCACTTGGTGCCTCACCTCACTCAGGGCACCCTGGGCGTCTCCCAGGCCCCAGTCCCCTCTCCCTTGCCTTCTTGCTCACCTGGGATGGAAAGGTACCTCCAGCGCTCGGGAGAGAAGTGGGTCTGAGGACGAGCTGCATGCAGCTACCTGTGCCCCCCTTCAGTGCTTCTGTCCCCAGCTGTCACTTCTCCCTCCCTCGCTAAGGCGGTACTCTTCGTAGAATGCCACCATGTAGAATGCCACCATGTGTTTTAAGCCTTGTCTCCTCTGGTCTTTGTGCATGGCGTTCCCTCTGTGCAGAACCCCCTGCCTCGTTCTTCACTCCTCCAGGCTGGCTATCCATACCACTCCCTCCGCAAACCTTCCCTGGCCATCCCCCAGCTTGGATTAGCGGTCCCTTCCGGGTGCCGCTTGTGCGTGTCTGCATTGATCTGTGGTGGCCCTGGCCATGTTTTGTCACGGCCTGATGTTTGTATCACCCGCTCGAGAGCAAAAACCCGCAAAGGTCAAGGACACAGGCTCTGGAAACAGTCTGCGTGGGTCTGAGGcccagcccctctctctccaAGTGGTACGATCTTGAGTAAATTACTTCATCTTTCGGAACCTACCTCAGAGGGTTGTggtgaggataaaatgagttaaGGCACGTTAAATGCTCAATGGCATCCATTAaacgctcaataaatgttagttcgGGGCTGTACGTCCTCAAGGGCACAAGCCATCTTATTTGCGACTGTGTCCCATCACCTAGCATGGTGCCTGACACACAACAGGCGGCCGATCTTTACTGACTGCGTCACTGAATGACTATCATCTTTTAATCGCTTGCAAATCATCTTGTCCTCTGCTTCCCGTTTGTATAATCAACAGTCTTTCCGAGCAAAGACCATCAAAAGAAAGATACTAAATATGCACAGATTACCTGCCCTAAGAAACGGTGCGGTGTGGAAGTTTCCAGCTCAGGAACGGCCAAGTTTCAGGATAAATGGACTCTGATCCTCTTGGCTGCATCTCGCTGTATGACTCGAGTCGGAGGCACCGCAGTTTAATGAATTGGAACAAGAATCTAAAGATGATTGAAGGTAGCTGATGGCCATGATCCAGATACTTCCTACTGTTTCCCCATCCATCTGCCACCTTCAAATGAAAATAtcagggagaaagaaggggaagttGGAAGTCATTGTGGTATCTCGCACCCTCATTCAATTTCACAGACATCTGTTGGGTCAGGCACTGGGAACACGAGAAAGACTAAAAGTCAGAGTCGTGCCCTCTTGGAGCTGACATCCTAATGGGGAAGAAGACAGTCGCGGGGGACGACAGTACCACTCCCCTGGCACCCCAAGAACAGCACGTCTGAGGGCTCATTGCTGGTGGCCGTTTCTGGGCCGGGTGCACCTCTTGCTCCCCCTCCCAGGCGCGCGGCCGACGCTGTGCGACTTTCTCATGGGAGTCCTAGGCCTGTGTGTCCCCGACCTCGTTAGCGGGCTCCACCTGGCGGGCGGGGCTGCCAATGCAGTCATCTGTTTCCGGCTGTGAGGTGTAAAGCCAGCATCCGCTGCCGCGACACGAAGACCCGTTTCCCCTCGGCCATGGCTCGGGTATGACACAGGCCATGGGCCCCGTACCGAAAACCCACACCCGCAGCTCCGTCCAGTGCCAGAGGCAGTGACTACCTGGTAATGACTGCTGACAGATGCTTGCGGTGAGGCGTGTTCCCATCTGGAGGCTGTTCTGCCGCGGACGAGTCCCACCCGCTCCCCAGTTAGGAAACCCCCCAGCGCGCACGCGCGGGGCCTCCCCCCAGCCTCCAGTCACGTGACCCCTCCAGCTGTTTCTGTAACTTGCACCAAACACACCAGTCGCACACGACTTTTTCTAACTACCACTATTCTTTTGTGACCACGAAACCTGTTTCCCTGTtgaccattttttgttttttttccgtttattttttttatttatgaggGTGGGGCAGTGTGTGAGCacgagagggacagagagagagggagagagaatcccaggcaggctccgcgctgGCACCGaggagcccgacgccgggctcggtCCCACGaaccgtgtgagatcatgacctgcgcggAAAtcagcagtcggacgcttaaccgcctgagccgcccaggtgcccctgttgacaaaattttaaatgcagctACCTGGCGTCCATTATCCCACTTCCCAGAAATAAGAGCTGTTGACAGGGTGGTTTAACTTCTAGAAGATTTTCTAAATCTGTAAAAACACATTCTACGGAGGTGACGCATGTCAGTCAGTCATCTGTGTCAGTAAATGGTGTGGAGACAACTGGACAGTTACTTTCTTCCATTAGCTGTAATCACTTCCAGACAAACCAAAGATCTGAATGGAGAAGGGCTTTTGAAGCATGTCACAAACCCcagaaatcataaaggaaaaggcTAATGCATTCGACTACACCAAGGCTGTGAGTAAAACTTGCACTGGTTGGAAGAAGTTTGGCAGGACTTAGCAAGGGTAGAAGCTGCATATATACCTGATAACTCCGCATCTGCTTCTAGGTCATTGTTCTGGAGAAACTTCCCCACTGGGCTCAAGGAAATGAATACTGGGGCCTCTTCACTCAGCATTATGtgtaatagaaaaaaacagacaaacggggcgggggggcgcctggctgactccgTCGGTGgaacgtgcgactcttgatctcggggttgtgagttcgagccccacgttgggtgtagagattgcttaaaataaGCGGCAGTATGTTCCTACGACAAAATCCTACACAGCGGTGAGAGCAAATGTACTAGAAGgactctctgcctcctcccaggtTTTGTCTGTCTGACGTGGGGCAGGGTCCGGAGGCATTTTTGGTTGTCGCAActtgggggtgaggggtgagctgctggcatctagtgggtagatgCCAGGGCTCTGCTATGATGCGCTGGACAGCgcccccattcccccccccccccccccgccaaaaaaaagaattaccaggCCCCAAGTGTCGCTGGTGCCGAGGTTGAGAAATCTCGAGCTAGTCTGAATCAACATGGGCAGACCTCGCCACCAATCTTGAGTGAAAAGGGAAGTTGCAGCGTGATCCAGTTTGATATTTTTACAGATACATATATAGCACAAGTAAAAAATCACATATGGGAATAATGCACACCCACTCTGCAAATCTGGAACAATCCGTCCAggcccttttttcctttttttctcacgATGCTGGAAAGTTCTCTTTATTGCTACAGATGATAAACAACACTGATAAGTATGTGCCCCCTTGTCCGTTTTATGTCGACTAAATTGACAGCTACGGAATCCCCAGGATAAAGGAGGCTCACGTTTTCACCCCTTACATCTAAGGGGTTGTTCAACGTTCTCCTAAAAgcttgtaccaatttacattcccacctgcaGGTGACAGTGTGTTCTCATTTCCTGTTTTGCTCTGCCTCCTTCACGAGGGTGTGAGTTTCTTGAGGACAGAGGCTGTGACATTTGTCCGTGTATCTTCACCGTCCTGATAGGCGCTCGGTAAAATTCAGTGGAATGGATTAAGGCTTTACGACACATTGCTCAGTAGGTTCggaggacagagagaaataaaacatagcCTCAAGACAGGCAGTTTAGTCTGGTTTGAATGTCAACTGACAGTTCAAGTTCTCACTGCCTGCTGTGTCCTACAGGAGTCAGAGGAGGAGAACGCACTTGGGTAGGAGCGGCCAGGCAAAGCCAGCCCCAGGAAGTGCTACTGAGCCAGGCCTTGAGGCACGAGGGTCCCTCCCCACCCTTGGAGAAGCAGAAGATGGGCATTCCAGAAAGATTGGCATTCCAGGAAGGCAACAGCTCAGGCAAAGGTATGGTGCCAGGGATGAGTAAGGCACGTTGTCTGCGCCCCGACGCCATGGAGGATCCGGTTAGCCAGAAAGGCAGGGCCCGGATGACGGCAAGCTTTGTCCAACAGGCTAAGGAGTTTTAACGTTTTCCCCCGGAGGCAAGAGGGAGCTACCAGGGGTGGGGAGTGTCGCGGAGGAAAGGCTGCTGTAACCAGGAGGACCAACCACAGCTGGGCTGCCGGTCACACCTGCGCTGGGCCGCTGGCCCGCTGGTGCACAGTCTGCTCGGCGGCGGGCGACCGAAGCCAGATCCCGCCCTGGGCGAGGGAGGGCGGCCTCACCGAAGTGCGAGGGTCCCGGGAGGGCCTGGGAGGCACAGGCCAGGGAGCAGCGCAGTCCCTGGGCCCAGCGGCCCAGCTGGGGGTTCGTGCCGCACATCCCACCTACCCCTGTTGCCGCATCTTTGCCGACAGCGCTGGGGCCCGCTGGTTGTGGCTCTCGACAGCTGACGTCGAGCACCTCTTCTCGACTCCATGTTCGGCGACATCACGTTGGTGGCTTGAATTTGGCCGTGATGGAAGGATTATGCCACAAATCAGTAAGCGCTAGGCACTgggcccccccccctcctcccacctccaccccgtgCCAGTTTTCTAGCACACCACTGGCCGTTTCCTTCTAGAAACAAG from Neofelis nebulosa isolate mNeoNeb1 chromosome 6, mNeoNeb1.pri, whole genome shotgun sequence includes these protein-coding regions:
- the LOC131515397 gene encoding uncharacterized protein LOC131515397; the protein is MSQTPEIIKEKANAFDYTKAALGKIQWNGLRLYDTLLSRFGGQREIKHSLKTGSLVWFECQLTVQVLTACCVLQESEEENALGLRSFNVFPRRQEGATRGGECRGGKAAVTRRTNHSWAAGHTCAGPLARWCTVCSAAGDRSQIPPWAREGGLTEVRGSREGLGGTGQGAAQSLGPAAQLGVRAAHPTYPCCRIFADSAGARWLWLSTADVEHLFSTPCSATSRWWLEFGRDGRIMPQIRGTIAS